CTCACCATCGGCCTGATACTCGCCAGCCTCGGCGTTTTTTGTGCCGCGCCTCTCCTTGCCCAGGACTCCAAGGTCACCGCCCAGGAACGCCTTCGTCAGCTCCGCGAAGCGGCTTTGGCGGCCGATGCTGAGGCCGAGAAGACCCAAGATCTCGATGTCTTCGTCGATGTCGTCGAGGTCAATATCGTCAATGTCGAGGTCTACGTCACCGACAAGAAGGGCAACCGCATCACGGGTTTGACCAAGGACGACTTCGAGATCTTCGAGGACGGCAAGCCGATGGCCGTCTCGAACTTCTACGCGGTCGAAGACGGTCGTCCGGTGGAAGGCGAATTTGCCGACATCGTGCCGCCAGAGGAAAGCCCCGAGGCGATCGCCGTCGCGGCTCCCGATCAGGAGCCGGAGCTGCCGCCGGAGCAGCAGCTCTCGCTGGTGATCTACATCGACAACTTCAACATCCGGCCGCCGAACCGCAACCGCGCGCTGCGTGACATTCGGACCTTTCTGACCCGCAACGTCCGGGCGGGCGACCAGGTGATGCTGGTCAGCTACGAGCGCTCGCTGAAGATTCGGCGCCCCTTCACGCGCGATCCTCAGGTGGTGGCTTCGGCCCTCGAGGAGCTCGAGCGCCTCACCGGCTACGCCGCTCAGCGCGATTTCGATCGTCGCGAGACCCTCGACCGCATCGAGGACGCACGTTCTTCCGCCGAAGCCCTGACCTGGGTCCGCGGGTACGCCGAGAACATCCAGAACGACCTGCGCTTCACCATCGGCGCGCTCAAGGAGATCACCAGCTCCCTCGCCGGATTGCCTGGCCGCAAGGCCATTCTCTACGTCAGCGACGGGGTGCCGATGGTCGCCGGCCAGGACCTGTTCCATGCCGTCGACGGCATTCACGGCAGCGGCTCCGGAGCGATCACCGAAGCCTTTGGCTACGACGCCTCGGCGCGCTTTCGGGAGCTCGCTTCGCAGGCCAACGCCAACCGCATCACCTTCTACACCCTGGATGCCGCCGGCCTGCGCGTGTCGAATGCCATCTCGGCCGAGAACAGTCGCTCCGAGCCCCTCGGCATCGAGTCGATCAACACCAGCAATCTGCAGAGCCCGCTGCGCTTCGTGGCGGACACCACGGGCGGCTTCGCGATCGTCAACCGCAACCGATT
This is a stretch of genomic DNA from Acidobacteriota bacterium. It encodes these proteins:
- a CDS encoding VWA domain-containing protein; translation: MKKLTRSLTIGLILASLGVFCAAPLLAQDSKVTAQERLRQLREAALAADAEAEKTQDLDVFVDVVEVNIVNVEVYVTDKKGNRITGLTKDDFEIFEDGKPMAVSNFYAVEDGRPVEGEFADIVPPEESPEAIAVAAPDQEPELPPEQQLSLVIYIDNFNIRPPNRNRALRDIRTFLTRNVRAGDQVMLVSYERSLKIRRPFTRDPQVVASALEELERLTGYAAQRDFDRRETLDRIEDARSSAEALTWVRGYAENIQNDLRFTIGALKEITSSLAGLPGRKAILYVSDGVPMVAGQDLFHAVDGIHGSGSGAITEAFGYDASARFRELASQANANRITFYTLDAAGLRVSNAISAENSRSEPLGIESINTSNLQSPLRFVADTTGGFAIVNRNRFDGLLERVATDFKTFYSLGYRAPEAGRGRYHRIKVKLKNGKGLRVRHREGYRDKTVEARMADGALSVLHFNFERNPLGARLFFGTESRRDRRFFTVPIEVRIPISKLVQIPRGETHESRLRLYIAAMDDEGGTSPVQQQAIPISIPTDEIENARKQDYVYTLSLLMREGDHKVAVGIRDEVASQESFVLGQVRVGG